The window GGCGGGCCACTTCTTCTCCAAACTCACGTCTGATCTCTTCCAAGGTTACTGCGGTATTTTCAGGCACATCATGAAGGAGCCCCGCAATGATAGTGGGCAGGTCCATATCCATCTGGGCAAGACGGATCGCAATCTGCAACGGATGCATGTAATAGGGATCTCCTGAAAGCCTCTTTTGCCCCTCATGGGCTTTTTGCATAAATTCAAATGCGCGCTCTACGCGAGCAAGATCAGCCTCAGGATGGAGCTTTTTTATTTCATGGAGAAGATTCTTGAGATTCATAGATGTGGCCGTTTCTTAACAAGAGATTTTTTTATGGTTAGAACTGCCCCGAGGGATACTCGAGGCAAATTCTGGCCGCCATCAATTGATTTGCCTATAAAAGATCATTATTCTGCGGGACCTGGATTATCACCCTGCATAAACTCGGGGGGAAGGAGTCGAACCTTCATACTGGGCTTCAAAGGCCCATGTCCTGCCTTTAGACGACCCCCGAATATTAAAAACATATTTTTAAGCTCCCTCGCCAAAGGCGAGTGCGTCTATGGCGCAAAAGGCCCATGTCCTGCCTTTAGACGATTCCTCAAAGTTATAAACTCTAAACTCTCTCGCTACGCGAGATCTGGCGTAGCCAGATAAACAAATCCAAATGATCGAAATCCAAAAACTACAACGGTTTTGTATTTTGTCCCGCACCTTGAATCCTTTATTCTTAAGGTAAGCGGGATCCCGCTGAGGCGGGAAATTTGTTTAGGGTTTAGGGTTTCGGATTTAGGATTTAAACTTTGAGATATCTCGCCATTGCGATCATCGAGGAGATGCAGGTGAGCAGCAGGATCAATATCAGCTCAAATCCCATAATGCTTCCCAGATGCGTCATAAGATACCCTCTTAAATCAAAGCCGATGCCGCCGAGAAATGCGTTTAAGTAAGGGGTAAGGGACCCCACAAGGGGGATCATAAGCGCCCAGAAGAGGGTGCAAGAAATTATAGTGTAGAGCAGCGCTTCGATCAAGAAAGGCCCCCGAATGAACCAGCTGGTAGCGCCCACCAAGCGCATGATGCTGATTTCATCACGATGGTTGTAAATACCCATGCGGATCGCGTTAAACACGATGAGGATCGCGATGAGCGCGAAGAATCCGCTCACGGCATAACCGAATGTCCGCACCCTTAAGCTGATGTCCTCAAGGCGTGCGACAATCCGCTCATAGCTTCCGGTATCCATCCGTTCCACTTCTTTTGAGAGTCCCATTTCATCAATGCGTTTCATCAGCGTCGGGTAATAGTCGAGGGAACTTAAACGGAGCGTGAGCGTCGCGCCAAACGGATTTTCCGTGAGCGCATTGAGCGCCCCGATCACCGTGGTGTCCTCCGCGTGTTTGGTGCGGAATGCGGCAAGGGATTCTTCTGGCGTGGTAAGGGTGACTGCGGAGAGGTACGGCAACCCTTGCAGGGTATCCCGCACTTCTTCCACGCGTAATTGCGGCACCACGGGTTTGAAAGTAAGCGCGATATCAAGCGTGCTCTTCACGGTATTGAGCGCTTGGTCGCTCATCACATTTATAAGAATGAGTGACGTGAGCGAGCACAGGGTCAGGAAAATAATGGTGACGGTCACCACCGAAAGCCAGATATTGCGCCAGAAGTTCTGCACCGCGAATTTTATCATTCTTGCAAGAGAGAGGAACATACCTTTGAAAAATACTAAACTCTAAATCCGAAACTCTAAATAAATCTGGAAATTTAAATTCACGGAATTTGGTTTTTGAATTTTGAGCTTATTTAGGATTTAGGATTTGTGGTTTAGGGTTTCTATAGCACGTATCTTCCTATTTGCTTATCGGAAGAGACAATGCCCTGGTCCAAGGTAATGACTCTTTTTTTCAGCGAATTGACGGCGTCGCGGTTGTGGGTTACCAGAAGGACGGTGGTGCCGAGCTCGTTAATCTTCACCAGAAGGTCAATGATCTCGCGCGTATTGATAGAGTCAAGGTTTCCCGTCGGTTCGTCTGCGACAAGGATTTTGGGGCGATGCACGAGGGCGCGCGCGATGCTCACCCGCTGCTGTTCGCCGCCGGAAAGCTGGTGGGGGAAGCGGTCCATTTTTGAATCCAGTCCTACGATCGCGAGCACTTGCGGCACGACTTCCTTTACCTGCGTGCGTGCGGCGCCCGCTACCTGCAGGGCAAATGCCACATTTTCGCGTACGGTTTTTCTGGGAAGCAGTTTGAAATCCTGGAAGACGACGCCAATCTGCCTCCGCAGGAGAGGGATGTCCCCGTGGCGGATGTTGGTGATATCCCACCCTCCCACGATCACGCGCCCTTTGGTCGGGTGTTCTTCTGCAATAATAAGGCGCACGAGCGTGGTCTTGCCTGTGCCGCTCTGACCCACAATGGAGACAAATTCGCCGCTGTTGATGGCCACATTCACATCCCGCACCGCATAGGTGTGGGGAGGGTAGAATTTGCTGACATTTCTGAACTGGATCATCGGGGTGGTTTCGGCGGGAGGAGACATACTATGAGGCAGAGAGAAGTTCAAAATCCAAAATTCAAATGACAAATGAAATCCAAAGTCCCAATTTCAAAATTGAGCTTTGACATTTGGGCTTCATTTGAACTTTGAAATTTGTCATTTGGATTTATCAATAAGTTCTACTCTCACCGGCATGATACCTCCGCGCGGCAGGCCTATGGCGCGGTATGCCACATAATCAAGGTCGATAAGCCGCTCAGTCCATTCTTCAGGGCCATAATCATTCACCCGCACGGTCACTGATTTCCCTTTCCGCGCGCTGGGGGAGATATTGGTTACTTTCAGTATAGATTTTTTTGGCATAAAACGGAAGGCGGCGCAGTTGCAATTCTTCCATTTGTACCAGCTTGCGATGCCTTCGTAAATTGTTTCGCTCTCCCGCACGATAAAGCGGCCATAGGGAAGCGGATAGAGCGCTGATACCGCATTGCGCTCAAAATCGGTCGTGCTGGCTAGATTGCGCCACTGCGAGAGCCGGTTGTCCCAGAAACTGATTATTTTTTTCTTATAGTATGGACCAGTGACGGGAAGTGTAATTTTTATGGGAGCAGAGGGGATCCATGGTTTTATAACGGGGCTGGTGACATCAATCTGCCATACCGTGGTGGTCGTCGTGGTGGCGCTCCACGCAACCGGAGGAAGCTCTTCGGGGAAGAGCTGGAGAAGATCAAGCGTGAGCGGCGTGGAGGTGGTTCTGGGTAATTCTATTTCCACGCCCGGGGTTGTGGTCACATGCGCGCCCGCGGTGAGCGAATTTTGCGCGAGTTCAAATTGCGCATGAAATAATTCCTGCGGTATGGGAGGAGCCGTTACCGCGAGTTCCTCAATTGTCGTAGTCGCAGTCAGCGCAGTACTCGTGGCGATTTGAGCGGTCGTTCCCTGCGCGGTGCACAATACGCCCGCAATGATCGCGAGCGCGCAGACCCCCGTCCGCCAGAGGTTTCTGGCGATATGATGAGAGAATTGAATAGAATCGTGCGGTTTCATGAGCAGTAATCAGGATAGCAATTTTACCCCTTCGCGGCAACCTTTGAGTATACACTTTTAATGGTGCGTAGTATGATATCTTATATTCTCCTAAAAAGTACTACGTATTCAATATCAACTTATGGAACGACAATATCCAAGTGAAGCTGCGAAGAGATTTGACGAAACCCCTGAACCTGATTCATTAGAAAAGTTAATAGAAGAGAGAGCTGAAAAGATGGGTACCACGCCTGACGTGCTGAGAGCGATGCTTGCTCATATTGAATTTGGATTACGTAGATTCACAAAAGACCCGGAGCATCCTGACCCGGAAATGAACACTCCTGTCACAATTGAGGCAATGATGATAATTGCTGAAGCAAAAATAAAAAGTTATACCGACCCGTTGACAGGCCTCTTTAATAAGCGTTACATGGATGAGCAATTTATTACATTGCAAAAGGCGGCGAGTTTTTCTGGAAAGGAACAGAGGAGGCGCGAGCGGGAGTTAACTGGTTTCTCGATAATTATTATTGATTTAGATTGTTTAAAACAATGGAACGATTCCTATGGATATCCTGCAGGGAATGAGGCGTTGCGTTCTATCGCCCAGATATTACACAAGAATATTAGCTTTGGCGATATTGCGGGACGGATTGGGGGAGATGAATTTATGTTATTTATACCAAATATCAACGGTAACGCTATTCAGATCGCAGAAAGAATCAGAGTTTTAATAGAGGGTACACCTGTACCTATACAGAACATACATGGAGGAGTAGAAGAAGTTAAAGCTACGGTAAGTGTGGGAGTGTCTCCCTTTGTAAAGGTGCAAAATATGAATGATGATTTTGACAAATCAGAAATGTTTCGCCTGGCAAACTTATGTTCAAAACAGGCAAAAAATAAAGGCCGAAACCGTGTCTTTTATTGGAATGATAAACCAGTTATGTATCGTAGTGAAGATGATATTATGGACTTGCAGGGAAAAGCGTAATATAGTATAGTTGTTTCAGATGTGCACAACCCCCGGGAGGGGGTTTTTAAGGCCCTCATAATGCCTCTTATGTCCCTGGTTCAAGGAATTACCCAGTATTTGAAAGACTCGCGGGCAGAATTGCGGCGTGTCTCGTGGCCGTCAAAGGAAACCACAAAAAGCCATACCCTTTTGGTGATTGGCATTAGCCTTGGGGTTGCGGTATTTTTGGGCGCGCTGGATT of the Patescibacteria group bacterium genome contains:
- a CDS encoding permease-like cell division protein FtsX gives rise to the protein MFLSLARMIKFAVQNFWRNIWLSVVTVTIIFLTLCSLTSLILINVMSDQALNTVKSTLDIALTFKPVVPQLRVEEVRDTLQGLPYLSAVTLTTPEESLAAFRTKHAEDTTVIGALNALTENPFGATLTLRLSSLDYYPTLMKRIDEMGLSKEVERMDTGSYERIVARLEDISLRVRTFGYAVSGFFALIAILIVFNAIRMGIYNHRDEISIMRLVGATSWFIRGPFLIEALLYTIISCTLFWALMIPLVGSLTPYLNAFLGGIGFDLRGYLMTHLGSIMGFELILILLLTCISSMIAMARYLKV
- the ftsE gene encoding cell division ATP-binding protein FtsE; the encoded protein is MSPPAETTPMIQFRNVSKFYPPHTYAVRDVNVAINSGEFVSIVGQSGTGKTTLVRLIIAEEHPTKGRVIVGGWDITNIRHGDIPLLRRQIGVVFQDFKLLPRKTVRENVAFALQVAGAARTQVKEVVPQVLAIVGLDSKMDRFPHQLSGGEQQRVSIARALVHRPKILVADEPTGNLDSINTREIIDLLVKINELGTTVLLVTHNRDAVNSLKKRVITLDQGIVSSDKQIGRYVL
- a CDS encoding septal ring lytic transglycosylase RlpA family protein — encoded protein: MKPHDSIQFSHHIARNLWRTGVCALAIIAGVLCTAQGTTAQIATSTALTATTTIEELAVTAPPIPQELFHAQFELAQNSLTAGAHVTTTPGVEIELPRTTSTPLTLDLLQLFPEELPPVAWSATTTTTTVWQIDVTSPVIKPWIPSAPIKITLPVTGPYYKKKIISFWDNRLSQWRNLASTTDFERNAVSALYPLPYGRFIVRESETIYEGIASWYKWKNCNCAAFRFMPKKSILKVTNISPSARKGKSVTVRVNDYGPEEWTERLIDLDYVAYRAIGLPRGGIMPVRVELIDKSK
- a CDS encoding GGDEF domain-containing protein; translation: MERQYPSEAAKRFDETPEPDSLEKLIEERAEKMGTTPDVLRAMLAHIEFGLRRFTKDPEHPDPEMNTPVTIEAMMIIAEAKIKSYTDPLTGLFNKRYMDEQFITLQKAASFSGKEQRRRERELTGFSIIIIDLDCLKQWNDSYGYPAGNEALRSIAQILHKNISFGDIAGRIGGDEFMLFIPNINGNAIQIAERIRVLIEGTPVPIQNIHGGVEEVKATVSVGVSPFVKVQNMNDDFDKSEMFRLANLCSKQAKNKGRNRVFYWNDKPVMYRSEDDIMDLQGKA
- the secE gene encoding preprotein translocase subunit SecE, which codes for MSLVQGITQYLKDSRAELRRVSWPSKETTKSHTLLVIGISLGVAVFLGALDYAFNLLLERFVL